TCGGGAACGGCTACAAATCTGCAGGCTCGTTATGCCGGTACAGATCTCGCAAGTTCAAAGCAGAGGGCAACAGCTGCGAGTATGGCTATGGTCTTTACAACGATCGGAGCGGTAGCCGGTCCCAACTTAGTTAACGTTACCGGAGAGTTTGCGTTATCCATTGGAGTTCCCAGTTTAGCGGGACCTTTTCTTTTAGCGGCGGTAGCCTATACATTAGCAGGCATAATATTATTGCTACTTCTTCATCCTGACCCTTTATTGGTGGCCAAAGCAGTTGCGAATCAGGCGGCACAAGGAAGCCAGTCGTCTTCTGATCTTGAGGCTACTCGTGATGGTAGAAAAGGAATTATTCTTGGCGCTTTAATCATGATAATAACTCAAATTGTCATGGTTGCGATTATGACGATGACTCCCGTACATATGAAGCACCATGGACATGGACTCGGCGAAGTAGGATTAGTCATCGGTTTTCATATTGGTGCTATGTATCTTCCGTCTCTAGTTACGGGTATTCTTGTCGATAAGATTGGTCGTATAGCGATGGCGATGGCTTCAGCTGTAACGCTACTTCTCGCTGGCGTAGTAGCTGCGTTGGCTCCCACTGATTCGATGGTTTTGCTTATTGTGGCGCTTTCTCTTTTAGGGATAGGGTGGAATTTTGGACTGATTAGTGGAACCGCTTTGATTGTAGATTCGACGACAATATCTAATCAAGC
The Paenibacillus peoriae DNA segment above includes these coding regions:
- a CDS encoding MFS transporter; this translates as MNLTNASQKRQALINSYAESSDKQRKLYRRTLITVIFSQIFGGAGLAAGVTVGALLAQDMLGTDKFTGIPAALFTLGSAAAALLVGRFSQRFGRRMGLGLGFIAGGVGAIGVVVAALMNSITLLLVSLLVYGSGTATNLQARYAGTDLASSKQRATAASMAMVFTTIGAVAGPNLVNVTGEFALSIGVPSLAGPFLLAAVAYTLAGIILLLLLHPDPLLVAKAVANQAAQGSQSSSDLEATRDGRKGIILGALIMIITQIVMVAIMTMTPVHMKHHGHGLGEVGLVIGFHIGAMYLPSLVTGILVDKIGRIAMAMASAVTLLLAGVVAALAPTDSMVLLIVALSLLGIGWNFGLISGTALIVDSTTISNQAKVQGSVDVLIALAGASGGALSGMIVANSSYSILSYAGGILALALLPIMLWMRSKRA